CGCAGCGGAAGCGGCCGTGGGAGCACTGATGGGGCCTCAGCGAGGCCAATGGGGAAATCCTTttctcagagggtggtgaggctgcCCGGAGAAGTAGGtaccccacccctggaggtgctcaaggccaggatggatggggccaggGGCAACCTACTCTGGATGGTGACACGATAAAAGCTGGGCTTTACTGGGCTTTGACGTCCCATCCTCAAAGCTCCTCAAAGCCAGCAGGCCCCACCGTGACCGCCACCCTCCTCCCGTCGCTGCCCAAGAAGCCCAGTGCCGCTTCAGTTGACAACGCCCCACTCACCTTCTCCTGTGTCTCGGAGAGCATGACAAGCCCTCTGAGCACCACGCTGCGCATCTCCACGCTTGGATGCTTCAGAAAAGCCTTGAGGTGGCGTAAGTCACCAAAGAAGTCTTCATTGTCTTCACTCTTTGCCATGAGCTGAAACATAGACATAGCCAGGTGAGAGCCTGCAGGGGCACACGCAGCcctgaagggcagcaaagcgTTATCCATTGACTCACAGCCAAGAAGAGGATACAGGTGTCTTCTGTGACTCCTTCTACCAGCCTGCTCAGCTGTGAGCCCTTGGTCACCTCCTTCAAAACCTTCTCCAAGGTCCGCGGCATGCAGAGCATCACCTCCCACATGTCCAGGGCGCTGCTGCTACAAGCCCAAATACATTGTAGGCAGAGCTGCCTTAGCCACAGCTAAAACCCTGCAGGCCCGCGTTGCTTGGAGAGCCCTGGGCGAGCAGGGGGCACCTGGAAGAAGCCCTCCAGGCCGCTGAGGACAGTACCTGTCACTTGGTGGAGAGAACTTCAGCAGGCTCCTGACTTCTTCCGTGGGCATCTGGCTGGTCAGAAGGAGGAGCAGGGAGTCCAGGCAGTGCCGCGCTGTCTTTGTGGTGATGCTCCTCAAGTTCTTGCGGATGGAGGTTATGATCGGGGTTTTCTAAAGCGGACACACGCAAGAACAGACCACAACCATTACCACAGGTGCCGCTGAAACCACTGCACTTCCCATCGCTAAGAATGGCTTCAGGAGCCCAAGAGGCCTCGGCTGGGGAGGGAAGAGCAGCGCCTGAAACGGCTCAAGGATGGGGCAGTGGCCAAAAGCTGCTTACATCTGGCATCCAGAAGGCGTGGTCTTCCATGGCCACGGCCATCACACTGCAGGCCGCCTCCTTGTCATAGATGCTGGAGTCAGCCATCGCTTCAAGGGCTGTGAGGACGATGTCCAT
The window above is part of the Meleagris gallopavo isolate NT-WF06-2002-E0010 breed Aviagen turkey brand Nicholas breeding stock unplaced genomic scaffold, Turkey_5.1 ChrUn_random_7180001834229, whole genome shotgun sequence genome. Proteins encoded here:
- the LOC104915625 gene encoding uncharacterized protein LOC104915625 isoform X2, coding for MSEEMENYVHLYEKQEDRKFRDVDFPSPSDCAKAFGGYLRPAERMDIVLTALEAMADSSIYDKEAACSVMAVAMEDHAFWMPDKTPIITSIRKNLRSITTKTARHCLDSLLLLLTSQMPTEEVRSLLKFSPPSDSSALDMWEVMLCMPRTLEKVLKEVTKGSQLSRLVEGVTEDTCILFLALMAKSEDNEDFFGDLRHLKAFLKHPSVEMRSVVLRGLVMLSETQEKVSGALSTEAALGFLGSDGRRVAVTVGPAGFEEL
- the LOC104915625 gene encoding uncharacterized protein LOC104915625 isoform X1, which gives rise to MSEEMENYVHLYEKQEDRKFRDVDFPSPSDCAKAFGGYLRPAERMDIVLTALEAMADSSIYDKEAACSVMAVAMEDHAFWMPDKTPIITSIRKNLRSITTKTARHCLDSLLLLLTSQMPTEEVRSLLKFSPPSDSSSALDMWEVMLCMPRTLEKVLKEVTKGSQLSRLVEGVTEDTCILFLALMAKSEDNEDFFGDLRHLKAFLKHPSVEMRSVVLRGLVMLSETQEKVSGALSTEAALGFLGSDGRRVAVTVGPAGFEEL